A single Gadus macrocephalus chromosome 22, ASM3116895v1 DNA region contains:
- the LOC132450875 gene encoding acetylcholinesterase collagenic tail peptide-like, producing MDFVKTSVYLCVALCSARALFQRTHTDNILFARSALRLLDPPIRFEPCCLMSPPPPPLFPPPPMLWKHGNPGDNGLLVPGIGKGPGHEGPTAVVPGCAAGPPGPPGPEGHSGMPGIRGPKGDKGEIGRPGLKGRTGAPGLPGKPGVQGRLGLPGPEGEKGDPGLMGLPGPRGPAGLKGFPGSNGERGARGTPGAMGPKGDKGSVGLTGMLGQKGEMGTKGEEGVPGRRGPTGRPGKRGKQGTKGHAGAPGRLGPPGPQGPLGRPGPPGPPASALYVVGEKGDSGPPGPPAVCRCDPAPGVSSAPFSSYTRHDNYHKVPAIYVVSSEEELTNLQVDNALALRKDQRSLYFRDKDGWKPIQPFHPFQSTEKVPEQLGVCGDGRVQATQGEECDDGNKVVTDACLNCKWAYCGDGYRHEGMEECDGKDFGYQTCKSYLPGSFGQLRCTEACVMDSTGCKYFT from the exons ATGGACTTTGTGAAGACGTCGGTGTACCTCTGCGTCGCTTTGTGCTCAGCACGGGCTCTCttccaacgcacacacacagacaacatcctCTTCGCGCGTTCAG CCCTCAGGCTGCTAGACCCGCCCATCAGGTTCGAGCCATGTTGTCTGATGTCGCCGCCTCCACCTCCGCTGTTCCCTCCGCCTCCCATGTTGTGGAAGCATGGGAACCCT GGTGACAATGGCCTCCTAGTGCCAGGTATTGGTAAGGGACCGGGCCATGAAGGACCCACAGCGGTGGTCCCTGGTTGTGCTGCCGGACCACCAGGCCCACCAGGTCCGGag GGCCACAGCGGAATGCCCGGCATCAGAGGACCCAAAGGAGACAAG GGGGAGATTGGTCGTCCCGGGTTAAAg GGTCGCACTGGGGCCCCTGGGCTCCCAGGGAAACCTGGTGTGCAGGGACGGCTCGGTCTTCCGGGGCCCGAA GGAGAGAAGGGCGACCCAGGACTCATGGGCTTACCTGGACCTAGAGGACCAGCAGGGCTTAAG GGATTCCCCGGTTCCAATGGAGAGAGG GGGGCGCGTGGGACCCCTGGAGCAATGGGACCCAAAGGGGACAAA GGGTCCGTTGGATTGACTGGGATGCTGGGACAGAAG GGTGAGATGGGGACTAAGGGGGAGGAAGGTGTCCCAGGAAGGAGAGGGCCTACCGGACGACCCGGAAAGAGAGGAAAACAG gGCACCAAGGGCCATGCGGGGGCCCCGGGCCGTTTGGGGCCCCCAGGCCCACAGGGCCCCCTGGGCCGTCCAGGCCCCCCCGGTCCACCTGCCTCAG CGCTCTACGTggtgggggagaagggagactcggggccccccggccccccggctgTCTGTCGCTGTGACCCCGCTCCGGGGGTGAGCAGCGCCCCGTTCAGCAGCTACACACGGCACGACAACTACCACAAAGTCCCAGCA atataTGTAGTGAGCAGTGAGGAGGAGCTGACCAACCTACAAGTAGACAACGCTTTAGCTCTCCGGAAGGATCAGAGGTCACTCTACTTTAGAGACAAAGATGGATGGAAGCCAATACAG CCCTTCCATCCCTTCCAGTCCACAGAGAAAGTCCCCGAGCAGCTGGGCGTGTGTGGGGACGGGAGGGTCCAGGCCACCCAGGGAGAGGAGTGTGACGACGGCAACAAGGTCGTCACCGACGCCTGTCTCA ACTGCAAGTGGGCCTACTGCGGGGACGGCTATCGGCACGAGGGCATGGAAGAATGTGACGGGAAGGACTTTGGTTACCAGACGTGCAAGTCCTACCTTCCTGG GTCCTTTGGACAGCTGAGATGCACCGAGGCCTGTGTGATGGACTCCACCGGCTGTAAGTACTTCACCTGA
- the npvf gene encoding pro-FMRFamide-related neuropeptide VF isoform X2, whose amino-acid sequence MSLEMSRTVLFLGVLALASAGGAAAAEQVLYGKPVRSEKTFLIEGRYSGRKRPSLKAIGEMRRSMDLGALDLEPMSSTNGKSSFPTMVQLYPPTTEKVYQPIAEPVHLKAKLPLRFGRQSEPSIERSLKSTPNLPQRFGRACAECPDVDNALWPASTPQYWLSVINRPYYRYHFRRPGFG is encoded by the exons ATGTCCTTGGAGATGTCTCGGACCGTTTTGTTTCTGGGGGTGCTGGCGCTGGCGAGCGCCGGAGGGGCAGCCGCGGCAGAACAGGTGCTTTATGGGAAACCCGTCCGCAGCGAGAAGACCTTCTTGATAGAGGGGAGATACTCTGGGAGGAAGCGGCCCAGCCTGAAG GCTATAGGAGAAATGCGCAGGAGTATGGATTTAGGGGCCCTCGACCTGGAACCCATGTCATCCACCAACGGCAAGAGCAGCTTCCCCACCATGGTGCAACTGTACCCGCCCACCACGGAGAAGGTGTACCAGCCCATCGCCGAACCCGTCCACCTCAAAGCCAAACTGCCGCTGCGCTTCGGAAGACAGAGTGAGCCGTCGATCGAAAGAAGTCTGAAGTCCACCCCAAACCTGCCGCAGAGGTTCGGAAGAGCATGCGCAGAATGTCCTGACGTCGACAACGCTCTGTGGCCGGCCAGCACGCCGCAGTATTGGCTCAGCGTCATCAACAGGCCCTACTACCGCTACCATTTTAGACGGCCTGGCTTCGGCTG A
- the npvf gene encoding pro-FMRFamide-related neuropeptide VF isoform X1: MSLEMSRTVLFLGVLALASAGGAAAAEQVLYGKPVRSEKTFLIEGRYSGRKRPSLKAIGEMRRSMDLGALDLEPMSSTNGKSSFPTMVQLYPPTTEKVYQPIAEPVHLKAKLPLRFGRQSEPSIERSLKSTPNLPQRFGRACAECPDVDNALWPASTPQYWLSVINRPYYRYHFRRPGFGWY, encoded by the exons ATGTCCTTGGAGATGTCTCGGACCGTTTTGTTTCTGGGGGTGCTGGCGCTGGCGAGCGCCGGAGGGGCAGCCGCGGCAGAACAGGTGCTTTATGGGAAACCCGTCCGCAGCGAGAAGACCTTCTTGATAGAGGGGAGATACTCTGGGAGGAAGCGGCCCAGCCTGAAG GCTATAGGAGAAATGCGCAGGAGTATGGATTTAGGGGCCCTCGACCTGGAACCCATGTCATCCACCAACGGCAAGAGCAGCTTCCCCACCATGGTGCAACTGTACCCGCCCACCACGGAGAAGGTGTACCAGCCCATCGCCGAACCCGTCCACCTCAAAGCCAAACTGCCGCTGCGCTTCGGAAGACAGAGTGAGCCGTCGATCGAAAGAAGTCTGAAGTCCACCCCAAACCTGCCGCAGAGGTTCGGAAGAGCATGCGCAGAATGTCCTGACGTCGACAACGCTCTGTGGCCGGCCAGCACGCCGCAGTATTGGCTCAGCGTCATCAACAGGCCCTACTACCGCTACCATTTTAGACGGCCTGGCTTCGGCTGGTACTG A
- the cbx3a gene encoding chromobox protein homolog 3a, with product MGKKQNTKSAKKDVAEEPEEFVVEKVLDQRLVNGKVEFFLKWKGFTEADNTWEPEENLDCPELISAFLEAHKSIKEKPATVKRKSSTDESEPEAKKKDVSDKPRGFARNLDPERIIGATDSSGELMFLMKWKDSDEADLVPAREANSRCPQVVISFYEERLTWHSCPEDEA from the exons ATGGGCAagaagcaaaacaccaagtccGCTAAAAAGGATGTAGCGGAGGAACCGGAGGAGTTCGTGGTGGAGAAAGTACTCGACCAACGTCTTGTAAATGGAAAAGTGGAATTCTTCCTAAAGTGGAAAGGGTTTACAGA AGCTGATAATACCTGGGAGCCAGAGGAGAATCTGGATTGCCCAGAGCTCATTTCAGCATTTTTGGAGGCACATAAGAGCATAAAAGAGAAGCCTGCAACTGTCAAGAGGAAGAGCTCTACAGATGAATCCGAGCCAGAAGCCAAAAAGAAGGATGTG AGTGATAAGCCCCGTGGATTTGCCAGAAACCTGGACCCAGAGAGGATCATCGGCGCTACAGACAGCAGTGGAGAGCTCATGTTCTTGATGAAATG GAAGGACTCGGACGAAGCAGATTTAGTTCCAGCCCGTGAAGCAAACTCTCGCTGTCCCCAGGTGGTCATCTCCTTCTATGAGGAGAGGCTGACTTGGCATTCCTGTCCCGAGGACGAGGCATAG
- the nfe2l3 gene encoding nuclear factor erythroid 2-related factor 3, with protein sequence MQIAKKYFTEGLIQFTILLSLIGVRVDVDSYLNGYYPPLFDVNLGPSSAYTQTPFHSLRDNLDGYSVHPKCPELDYFFATRRLLDEVRTLGSPRFPTQLNTWLVHQVSDSDQPDPGDSSNGNNRIDINLEVGSTASNANDEGKHLQSSSQGERQTTQNLAEQGPCTSGACQLPEEEDDGSSGGEERVSPSQLPHSLSLEQEDLLDGNTSLSDPAAEPHASAVNQHWSHFLALQIADLDDLDSLVSEPLSDLSDPDITGAISQDVSLRDAVVGGPQAYGRVSQRAEARPVTRQQPAPLLLMESTNSSHLDSSSGMTLDLAGPFTSGYNVSRNGSSHDGMGGCLDEAVFDQINMLGLGGMDAIDSHLLNCLESINPRLLEDLDSDSGLSLESGSQGPTSPGTSVVSSSSSSYCEDDRGATGYSSEVDSINSKGIADYSAIWSLEDLSDGVWHDHSYSSQALYHQPSPTSFPHKGIKEEPLSDDEDQGLDSRESSRDEMRARALRIPFTALQIVNMPVDEFLEVLEAHGFSGEQVTLLRDIRRRGKNKLAAQNCRKRKLDAITGLQEEVARLQAQRNRLLREKQLTAKTMGAVGHQIKQLSRDVLSRLRDDSGRPLHPERYTLQCGANGRVSVQPVRRPAVSTTAGSKTDKRKKDKKQ encoded by the exons ATGCAAATcgcaaaaaaatatttcacaGAAGGCCTGATCCAGTTTACGATCTTGCTTAGTTTGATTGGAGTTCGTGTTGATGTCGATAGCTACTTGAATGGCTATTACCCCCCTCTGTTTGACGTTAACTTGGGTCCCAGCTCTGCTTATACCCAGACGCCCTTCCATAGTTTGAGAGATAACCTAGACGGATATAGCGTGCATCCCAAATGTCCCGAGTTGGACTATTTCTTTGCTACTCGTCGGCTTCTAGACGAGGTGCGTACTTTGGGTTCTCCAAGGTTCCCCACACAGCTGAACACATGGCTGGTGCACCAGGTATCTGACAGTGATCAGCCTGACCCAGGAGACTCATCAAATGGCAACAACAGAATCGACATCAACTTAGAGGTGGGGAGCACCGCGAGCAATGCCAACGACGAAGGCAAACATCTGCAGAGCAGTAGCCAAGGAGAACGCCAAACCACACAAAATCTCGCCGAACAAGGGCCTTGCACTTCTGGAGCCTGCCAGTTACCCGAAGAG GAGGACGATGGCAGTTCTGGAGGGGAGGAGCGAGTGTCCCCAAGTCAGCTGCCTCACAGCTTAAGTCTTGAGCAAGAG GATCTACTGGATGGCAACACATCGCTCTCTGACCCAGCAGCAGAACCTCATGCTTCTGCCGTCAACCAGCATTGGAGTCATTTCCTCGCTCTGCAAATCGCTGATCTTGAT GACTTGGACTCCTTGGTATCAGAGCCCCTCTCTGATCTGTCGGACCCTGATATAACCGGAGCCATCAGCCAGGATGTAAGCCTGCGTGATGCGGTGGTGGGCGGCCCACAGGCCTACGGCAGGGTCTCGCAGAGGGCTGAGGCCAGACCCGTCACACGGCAACAACCAGCGCCACTCCTCCTCATGGAATCCACAAATTCCTCGCATCTGGACTCTTCTTCGGGTATGACCCTTGACCTGGCCGGGCCTTTCACCTCTGGATATAATGTCAGCAGGAATGGGAGCTCCCATGATGGGATGGGCGGTTGCCTGGACGAGGCCGTGTTTGACCAGATCAACATGCTCGGTCTGGGGGGCATGGATGCAATTGATAGCCACCTGCTGAACTGTCTGGAGAGCATCAATCCGAGACTGCTTGAAGATCTGGACTCGGACTCCGGTCTGTCCTTGGAAAGCGGCTCCCAAGGCCCCACCTCACCAG GCACCTCCGTGGTATCGTCCTCATCCAGCTCCTACTGCGAGGACGACCGCGGCGCCACTGGCTACAGCAGCGAGGTGGACTCCATCAACTCCAAAGGCATCGCCGACTACTCCGCCATATGGTCCCTCGAAGACCTGAGCGACGGCGTGTGGCACGACCACAGCTACTCCTCCCAGGCCCTGTACCACCAGCCCTCGCCGACGTCCTTCCCCCACAAAGGCATCAAGGAGGAGCCTCTCAGCGACGACGAGGACCAGGGGCTGGACAGCAGGGAGTCGAGCCGTGACGAGATGCGGGCGCGCGCCCTCCGCATCCCCTTCACGGCCCTGCAGATCGTCAACATGCCCGTGGACGAGTTCCTGGAGGTCCTCGAGGCCCACGGCTTCTCCGGCGAACAGGTGACCCTTCTGCGAGACATCCGCAGGCGGGGAAAGAACAAGCTGGCGGCCCAGAACTGCCGCAAGCGCAAGCTGGACGCCATCACGGGGCTTCAGGAGGAGGTGGCGAGGCTCCAAGCCCAGCGGAACAGGCTCCTCAGGGAGAAGCAGCTCACGGCCAAGACGATGGGAGCGGTGGGCCACCAGATAAAGCAGCTGAGCAGGGACGTCTTGTCCAGGCTGAGGGATGATTCAGGACGACCCCTGCACCCAGAGAGATACACCCTGCAGTGCGGGGCAAACGGACGGGTCTCTGTTCAGCCCGTGAGAAGACCGGCGGTCTCTACAACAGCTGGCAGTAAAACAGATAAAAGAAAGAAGGACAAAAAGCAGTGA